From Paraburkholderia fungorum, the proteins below share one genomic window:
- a CDS encoding MDR family MFS transporter, whose protein sequence is MSSPSARSTPTPDAAEASQAIPLSQRRRVFAGLMLAMILAALDQSIVSTALPVISGDLGGLSHLTWAVTAFMLTSTISAPLYGKLSDMYGRKPFFVASISLFVVASMLCGAAQSMLALILFRALQGLGAGGLMTLSQTLVGSIVPMRERGRYQGLVTGAFAISSVAGPLLGGFITSHASWRWIFYINLPVGAAALALVLSSLPKVARGSGHTIDYAGAILVCIGTSALLLLFNANTSTLLSGTEAMLILLVVALASYALLVRVERSAAEPVIDLKLFRIIPYATCVAASGVMSFAMMGSLVFMPLYYQLVLHQTPEESGAMMLPQVLMMLVTSVTAGRFSAGARRISILLSVGVGLECLGLVLLALFAHIGASIGLFLVSMAILGAGMGIGMPNATVIVQNAVPQAVLGTATATMSFVRSLGGSLGAALSGGIMSFVLKKQIADLPASFDSSAMLDRGMAAIGQLPTDQQTQIVSIYRTAIGSSLIAGGIVMFIGFVLVLSLTRRPVERAVTNKP, encoded by the coding sequence ATGTCATCTCCCTCTGCGAGAAGCACGCCAACGCCCGACGCCGCCGAAGCCAGCCAGGCTATTCCACTGTCACAACGACGGCGCGTTTTCGCGGGCCTGATGCTCGCGATGATTCTGGCCGCGCTCGATCAAAGCATCGTATCGACCGCACTGCCGGTCATATCGGGCGATCTGGGCGGCTTGAGCCATCTGACGTGGGCCGTCACGGCGTTCATGCTGACCTCGACGATCAGCGCGCCGCTGTACGGCAAGCTCTCCGATATGTACGGACGCAAGCCGTTTTTCGTCGCGAGCATTTCGTTGTTCGTGGTCGCGTCGATGCTGTGCGGGGCCGCTCAATCGATGCTCGCGCTGATTCTGTTCCGTGCGTTGCAGGGCCTCGGCGCAGGCGGCCTGATGACCTTGTCGCAGACGCTGGTCGGCAGCATCGTGCCGATGCGCGAACGGGGCCGCTACCAGGGCCTCGTGACGGGCGCGTTCGCGATTAGCAGCGTGGCCGGGCCGCTATTGGGCGGCTTCATCACGAGTCATGCGTCGTGGCGCTGGATCTTCTATATCAACTTGCCGGTCGGCGCGGCCGCGCTTGCGCTGGTGCTGTCGTCGCTGCCGAAAGTGGCGCGCGGCAGCGGTCATACCATCGATTACGCGGGCGCGATACTGGTGTGCATCGGCACTTCCGCGTTGCTACTGCTGTTCAACGCGAATACGTCGACGTTGTTGTCGGGTACCGAGGCCATGCTGATCCTGCTGGTCGTCGCGCTCGCGAGTTACGCATTGCTGGTGCGGGTCGAACGTTCGGCCGCGGAACCGGTAATCGATCTGAAACTCTTCAGGATCATTCCGTATGCGACGTGTGTGGCCGCATCGGGCGTCATGTCGTTTGCGATGATGGGCTCGCTCGTGTTCATGCCGCTCTATTACCAGCTGGTGTTGCATCAGACGCCCGAAGAATCCGGCGCGATGATGTTGCCGCAAGTGTTGATGATGCTGGTGACGTCGGTCACAGCGGGGCGCTTTTCGGCCGGCGCGCGGCGCATCTCGATACTGCTTTCGGTCGGCGTCGGCCTCGAATGCCTCGGCCTGGTTCTGCTTGCGCTGTTTGCGCACATCGGCGCGAGCATCGGGCTGTTCCTCGTCTCGATGGCGATACTCGGCGCGGGCATGGGCATCGGCATGCCCAATGCCACGGTGATCGTGCAGAACGCCGTGCCTCAGGCCGTGCTCGGCACCGCGACGGCCACCATGTCGTTCGTGCGTTCGTTGGGCGGATCGCTCGGCGCGGCGCTCTCGGGCGGCATCATGAGTTTCGTGCTGAAGAAGCAGATTGCCGACTTGCCCGCGTCGTTCGATAGCAGCGCCATGCTCGATCGCGGCATGGCTGCGATTGGGCAGTTGCCCACGGATCAGCAGACGCAAATCGTGTCGATTTATCGAACCGCGATCGGTTCGAGCCTGATCGCCGGTGGCATTGTGATGTTCATCGGGTTTGTGCTGGTTCTGAGTCTGACGAGACGGCCAGTCGAGCGCGCAGTGACGAACAAGCCCTGA
- a CDS encoding ATP-binding protein: protein MRRYFSTTLGQILTIVAGSSIVTFAIFIVLLFVTGSPPTPPWPWQPTYRIASVVQILRGVPERDRESVIAASQRADFSLKLTSVNLPCEHRTLNSRDLESALRYQLPDLPGLTARSCSSDDDTPDIQVLVPIGHDTLEVHINRVGYEPPRLTFPFFGALAFLCVGVAGLSAWAVSRVIRPLRRLCDRAEAFGRDIVIAPIEEEGPLEIRRAAHAFNLMQERITASIEGRTRMLAAISHDLRTPLTRMRLQVDTGKEIVREKLLRDINLMQKMVSSALAFLSTSNAEAEKKEWLDLGALLATLCDEYEDSGARIHYEGPDQIPFLCRPDAMQRVMSNLIENALRFGGIVVVIASVRGKHIMIDVTDDGPGIPEERLKDVIEPFVRLDAARTGQPGSVGLGLSIVNDIVRTHGGKLVLFNHKPSGLTARITFD, encoded by the coding sequence ATGCGACGTTATTTCAGTACGACGCTCGGGCAGATTCTGACGATTGTCGCGGGCTCGTCAATCGTGACCTTCGCGATCTTCATCGTGTTGCTGTTCGTCACGGGCAGCCCGCCGACTCCGCCGTGGCCCTGGCAGCCCACGTACCGTATCGCCAGTGTCGTGCAGATACTCCGCGGTGTGCCCGAGCGCGATCGGGAAAGCGTGATCGCCGCATCGCAGCGGGCGGATTTCTCACTCAAGCTCACATCGGTGAATCTGCCCTGCGAGCATCGAACGCTCAATTCGCGCGACCTCGAATCGGCGTTGCGATACCAGCTTCCCGACCTTCCTGGCCTGACCGCGCGTTCGTGCAGTAGCGATGACGACACGCCGGATATTCAGGTGCTCGTGCCGATCGGCCACGACACCCTCGAAGTGCACATCAACCGGGTGGGTTACGAGCCGCCCCGGCTGACGTTCCCGTTCTTCGGCGCGCTGGCTTTCCTGTGCGTCGGTGTCGCCGGTTTGTCCGCGTGGGCCGTGTCGCGCGTGATCCGGCCGTTGCGTCGCCTGTGTGACCGCGCTGAAGCATTCGGGCGCGACATTGTGATTGCACCGATCGAAGAGGAAGGGCCGCTTGAAATCCGCCGCGCCGCGCACGCATTCAACCTGATGCAGGAGCGTATTACCGCATCGATCGAAGGCCGGACGCGCATGCTGGCGGCAATCAGTCACGATCTGCGCACGCCGCTCACGCGGATGCGTTTGCAGGTCGATACCGGCAAGGAGATCGTGCGCGAGAAGCTGCTCAGGGACATCAACCTGATGCAGAAAATGGTCTCGTCGGCGCTGGCTTTTCTGAGTACTTCGAATGCGGAAGCCGAGAAGAAGGAGTGGCTCGATCTAGGTGCGCTGCTTGCTACGCTGTGCGACGAATATGAAGATTCCGGCGCGCGAATCCACTACGAAGGACCGGACCAGATTCCGTTTCTATGCCGCCCCGACGCGATGCAGCGCGTGATGAGCAACCTCATCGAGAACGCGTTGCGCTTTGGTGGAATCGTGGTGGTGATTGCGTCGGTGCGCGGCAAACACATCATGATCGATGTGACCGACGACGGTCCCGGCATACCCGAAGAGCGGCTTAAGGACGTTATCGAACCGTTTGTTCGCCTCGATGCGGCGCGCACAGGTCAGCCGGGAAGTGTCGGGTTGGGTTTGTCGATCGTGAACGATATTGTTCGCACGCATGGCGGCAAGCTGGTGCTGTTCAACCACAAGCCGTCGGGTCTCACCGCGCGCATCACGTTCGACTAA
- a CDS encoding response regulator, whose product MTDTHILLVEDDPDIAGPLADYLAEKGYLVRIAGDAQAADDILKRSPIDLVLLDVMLPGEDGFEICRRIRSSSNGPRVIMLTALSEPTDKVVGLELGADDYVSKPFDLRELLARIRAVLRRPDAVDTPRNQSSAELVLKFSEFTFYPYRRLLRSGTGLRVPLTGAETDLLLVLCQNPRRVLSREELINLTRGKNFPIAERSVDLLISRLRRKLSGDNRLEDPIRTVRADGYAFQLDVTVA is encoded by the coding sequence TTGACCGACACACATATCCTCCTCGTCGAGGACGACCCTGACATTGCCGGGCCACTAGCGGACTATCTGGCCGAGAAGGGCTACCTGGTTCGAATCGCGGGAGACGCACAGGCCGCCGACGACATTCTGAAACGCAGCCCGATCGACCTGGTGCTACTCGATGTGATGCTGCCTGGCGAGGACGGCTTCGAGATCTGCCGCCGCATCCGTTCTTCGTCAAATGGACCGCGCGTCATCATGCTCACGGCGTTGTCCGAGCCGACCGACAAGGTGGTAGGTCTCGAACTGGGTGCGGACGACTACGTGTCCAAGCCTTTCGATCTGCGCGAACTGCTCGCGCGAATCCGCGCGGTGCTGCGTCGGCCCGACGCGGTCGATACTCCGCGAAATCAGTCTTCCGCCGAGCTTGTGCTGAAGTTTTCCGAGTTCACCTTTTACCCATATCGGCGCCTGTTGCGCTCAGGAACCGGCTTGCGCGTGCCGCTAACGGGCGCGGAAACCGATCTGCTGCTCGTGCTGTGCCAGAACCCACGGCGGGTACTGTCGCGTGAAGAACTCATCAATCTGACGCGAGGCAAAAATTTCCCGATTGCCGAGCGCTCGGTCGATCTTCTGATCAGCCGGCTGCGCCGCAAACTGTCCGGCGATAATCGCCTCGAAGATCCCATTCGCACCGTGCGCGCAGATGGATACGCGTTCCAGCTCGACGTGACGGTTGCCTGA
- a CDS encoding helix-turn-helix domain-containing protein, which yields MNMTLVSPSATPRNPHPISPAAPVPKVRLYVDRPQGDNWFVHVGYIKDRGRWRTEPHAHPAYGQVIFVRTGRGTINLEGRGVPFEGPCALLLPPDCVHGLDYEIDVERWVVTIELGYLARINTRLHEFIALWRTPRMIPLPDHDEAAAGLYRNISALKQEAESDAMGHWIGAEARLTNLQLMLVRQTRLEEDLVENAKGSDVRKAERFRKLIDEHFRENLSLKDYASKMGMSLTQLRAVCAAVSEQSPRKMIHARIMTEAKRDLIFGDMSVSQIAFRLGFADAAYFTHFFRRETGQAPSEFRLASRRQTSSDLLVT from the coding sequence ATGAATATGACTCTCGTATCCCCATCAGCAACTCCACGCAACCCACACCCGATCTCACCGGCGGCTCCAGTTCCCAAGGTCCGGCTTTACGTCGACCGGCCTCAGGGAGATAACTGGTTTGTGCACGTGGGCTATATCAAGGATCGGGGACGATGGCGAACCGAACCCCATGCTCACCCCGCATACGGTCAGGTGATATTCGTGCGTACCGGCCGTGGGACGATCAATCTGGAAGGAAGAGGCGTTCCATTCGAGGGACCCTGCGCGTTGCTATTGCCGCCTGATTGCGTTCACGGTCTCGACTACGAGATCGATGTCGAACGATGGGTCGTCACGATCGAACTGGGATATCTGGCGAGGATCAATACCCGGCTTCACGAGTTCATCGCACTGTGGAGAACGCCGCGCATGATTCCTCTGCCGGATCATGACGAGGCGGCTGCCGGGCTCTACCGCAACATCTCGGCTCTGAAACAGGAAGCCGAGTCCGACGCGATGGGTCACTGGATCGGAGCCGAAGCGCGGTTGACGAATTTGCAACTCATGCTTGTCCGGCAGACACGTCTTGAGGAAGATTTAGTCGAAAACGCAAAGGGGAGCGATGTCCGCAAAGCGGAGCGATTTCGCAAGCTGATCGACGAACATTTTCGGGAAAATCTGTCGCTGAAAGACTACGCGTCAAAAATGGGGATGTCTTTGACTCAACTCCGGGCGGTGTGCGCGGCAGTCTCAGAACAGAGTCCAAGAAAAATGATTCATGCGCGCATCATGACGGAGGCAAAGCGGGATCTCATTTTTGGAGACATGTCGGTTTCGCAGATTGCATTCCGTCTTGGTTTTGCAGATGCCGCCTATTTCACGCATTTTTTCCGTCGGGAAACAGGTCAGGCACCGTCCGAGTTTCGTCTCGCATCGCGACGGCAGACATCTTCTGATCTACTTGTCACGTAG
- a CDS encoding SGNH/GDSL hydrolase family protein, with protein sequence MKLSQQNAYYVALGSSFAAGLGLGPRAPGSPIVSQRSQNGYPQQLARLLDVSSFADMTSSGSTVHQVLNGGQWYIGPQVDALGPDTRLVTLTAGGNDVGYIGDLMFSAYRNRRGVLGFLCRLLWKGPKSLDQRDFDALDTNMRATLAEIRRRSPNALIIVATYPTLLSTNARCQELGLTDDQIKLMLPVGEKLAEITRIAAVDAGATIVDMAALSADHDVCGNEPWVNGAFPKIGTAFHPTFAGAQAMAQAIFSRIQEVSGALVS encoded by the coding sequence ATGAAGCTTTCGCAACAAAATGCTTACTACGTTGCCCTTGGCAGTTCATTCGCGGCTGGTCTCGGACTCGGTCCTCGCGCGCCAGGAAGTCCGATAGTTTCGCAGCGCAGCCAGAACGGTTACCCACAGCAACTCGCTCGCCTTCTCGATGTGTCGTCGTTTGCCGATATGACTTCTTCCGGCTCGACCGTTCATCAGGTGTTGAACGGCGGCCAGTGGTATATAGGCCCGCAGGTGGATGCACTCGGTCCCGACACCCGTCTCGTCACGCTCACTGCCGGCGGCAACGATGTCGGATATATCGGCGATCTCATGTTTTCGGCTTACCGGAATCGTAGAGGTGTACTTGGCTTTCTATGCCGGCTTCTCTGGAAAGGCCCGAAGTCTCTTGACCAGCGAGACTTCGACGCGCTCGATACAAACATGCGTGCAACCCTTGCCGAGATACGTCGCAGGTCGCCGAACGCACTGATCATCGTCGCGACGTATCCAACCCTGCTCTCAACCAATGCGCGGTGCCAGGAACTCGGGCTGACCGATGATCAGATCAAACTCATGTTGCCCGTCGGCGAGAAGCTGGCCGAAATAACCCGTATTGCCGCCGTCGATGCCGGGGCGACGATCGTGGACATGGCTGCATTGTCGGCTGATCACGATGTATGCGGAAACGAACCGTGGGTGAACGGCGCCTTTCCGAAAATCGGGACCGCATTCCATCCGACATTCGCTGGCGCGCAGGCAATGGCGCAGGCTATTTTCAGTCGAATTCAAGAGGTTAGCGGCGCACTGGTCTCTTGA
- a CDS encoding GH92 family glycosyl hydrolase, with protein MKNLLKLAVVLTSVAALAGCGGDDHPSQSTQAGGDSATTPGDTGTSGTTPPVVEQRVNLPLTRYVNIFIGTQVATTGGGFSGNTTPGAQTPFGMVSFGPDTASAPPGGYAYTDSTISFFSLTHLSGPGCGGQGGGGGLLPSISSAQIDPANQGKNIVIGDGSGDFDHANESAQPGYYKVTSNAGVTSELTATARTGMARFTYPASARSNAVLVVDATVSTDQHSSGTRPGSITLDAANRTVSGTSIVGAFCGGTWNKPVYFYAQFDTPLTSASSGKNGVAILQFDLSASKTNAVLYKVGISSVSVANAKANLIAENSGWDFDAAKAAADSTWENSLNAIQVDLADPQKMAGLSASQQTVAQKNLTLFYSAFYRSFSGPTIYSDVNGDYRSMKQTALSENDGNSFPARATANIASDDAFQDGNGKTVVPAAHYSGFSIWDTYRSLTQLQALLFPTISSDTVQSLIADAKQCGALPHWVDGSDDTKPMEGNHAPSLVAGAYAFGARNFDTATARTYMISSQTDPVSSCNNMLSVGRVSTSNDASVIPNWLDKGYIATATPSSSPFHTSSVTIEMTTADRSVGAFLSYLPTASSDQTAINGFFQRSGNWKNILNSQTKTLQALNSAGSFTTNADLGCNSACPGTLFHEGTEPQYFWNLDHDYTALIAAIGGNSAATARLDTLFGIDRSAGFPPSSAPPVSALNGGMNSNQFYIGNEPGLVDPWAYNWTGSPQSTQYIIPQIMQQTFLVSPGGLPGNDDLGATSTWYVWASLGLYPVVPSAPGLAISTPQFSGITVWLGNGKKLRIESDRQAMLDNVPYVKELKLNGQTYNGSWLPVAQIANGGTLSYTLSTAPTTWGASADLTPPSGPNADYTRSVAALPSSSAAASAQ; from the coding sequence ATGAAGAATCTGCTGAAGCTCGCCGTGGTCCTGACGAGCGTCGCGGCGCTCGCGGGCTGTGGTGGCGACGATCATCCATCGCAAAGTACGCAGGCGGGAGGCGATTCGGCCACGACGCCGGGCGATACCGGTACGTCTGGCACCACGCCGCCTGTGGTCGAGCAGCGCGTGAACCTGCCGTTGACGCGCTACGTCAATATTTTCATCGGCACGCAGGTGGCGACGACAGGCGGCGGCTTTTCGGGTAACACGACACCCGGCGCGCAGACGCCGTTCGGCATGGTCAGCTTCGGTCCCGACACGGCATCTGCGCCGCCCGGCGGATATGCGTACACCGACTCGACGATCAGCTTCTTCAGCCTGACCCACCTGAGCGGCCCGGGATGCGGCGGCCAGGGCGGCGGCGGCGGCCTGCTCCCCTCCATTTCGTCCGCTCAGATCGATCCGGCTAATCAGGGTAAAAATATCGTCATCGGCGACGGCTCCGGCGACTTCGATCACGCGAACGAATCCGCGCAACCCGGCTATTACAAGGTCACGAGCAACGCCGGCGTCACGAGCGAACTGACGGCTACGGCTCGCACCGGCATGGCACGCTTCACCTATCCTGCGAGCGCCCGATCCAATGCCGTGCTCGTCGTCGATGCAACGGTGTCCACCGACCAGCACAGCAGCGGAACCCGCCCTGGCTCGATCACGCTGGACGCCGCCAACCGGACCGTTTCAGGCACGAGCATCGTCGGGGCATTTTGCGGCGGCACGTGGAACAAGCCGGTCTATTTCTACGCGCAATTCGACACGCCTCTGACGTCGGCATCGTCGGGCAAGAACGGTGTGGCGATTCTGCAATTCGACCTGTCGGCGAGTAAAACGAACGCTGTTCTGTATAAGGTCGGCATCTCTTCCGTCAGCGTGGCCAATGCGAAGGCCAATCTCATCGCCGAGAACTCGGGGTGGGATTTCGATGCAGCGAAGGCCGCTGCGGATAGCACGTGGGAAAACAGTTTGAACGCCATCCAGGTGGATCTCGCCGATCCGCAGAAGATGGCCGGACTGAGCGCGTCACAGCAAACCGTCGCGCAAAAAAATCTGACGCTGTTTTATTCGGCCTTCTATCGCTCCTTCAGCGGGCCGACGATCTACAGCGACGTGAACGGCGACTATCGCAGCATGAAGCAGACCGCGCTGAGCGAGAACGACGGCAATTCGTTCCCGGCCAGAGCCACAGCAAACATCGCCAGCGACGACGCGTTCCAGGACGGCAACGGCAAGACCGTCGTGCCTGCCGCGCACTATTCCGGCTTTTCGATCTGGGACACGTACCGTTCTCTCACGCAACTGCAGGCGCTGCTCTTCCCCACCATTTCCAGCGATACGGTGCAGTCGCTGATTGCCGATGCGAAGCAATGCGGCGCGCTTCCTCATTGGGTCGACGGCAGCGACGATACGAAGCCGATGGAAGGCAATCACGCGCCAAGTCTCGTTGCAGGCGCTTATGCGTTTGGCGCGCGGAACTTCGATACGGCAACGGCGCGAACTTATATGATCAGTAGTCAGACAGATCCGGTCAGCAGTTGCAACAATATGCTGAGCGTCGGACGCGTATCGACCAGCAACGACGCGAGCGTGATTCCCAACTGGCTCGATAAGGGATATATCGCAACGGCCACGCCGTCGAGCAGTCCGTTCCATACCTCGTCGGTGACGATTGAAATGACCACGGCGGATCGTTCGGTCGGCGCGTTTCTGTCTTACCTGCCTACCGCGAGTTCGGACCAGACGGCAATCAACGGTTTCTTCCAGCGATCCGGCAACTGGAAAAATATCCTCAACTCACAAACGAAGACGCTTCAGGCGCTGAATTCGGCGGGCAGCTTCACGACCAATGCCGATCTGGGCTGCAACTCCGCGTGTCCTGGCACGCTGTTTCACGAAGGCACGGAGCCGCAGTACTTCTGGAATCTCGATCATGACTATACGGCGCTGATTGCGGCGATCGGCGGTAATAGTGCCGCTACCGCACGCCTGGACACCCTGTTCGGTATCGACAGAAGCGCAGGCTTTCCGCCGTCGTCGGCGCCGCCGGTCAGCGCGTTGAACGGCGGCATGAACAGCAACCAGTTTTATATCGGCAACGAACCCGGGCTGGTGGACCCGTGGGCTTATAACTGGACCGGGTCGCCGCAATCGACGCAGTACATCATTCCGCAGATCATGCAGCAGACGTTCCTGGTTTCGCCAGGAGGCCTGCCGGGCAATGACGATCTGGGTGCGACATCGACGTGGTATGTGTGGGCATCGCTGGGACTTTATCCGGTGGTGCCATCCGCACCGGGCCTGGCGATTTCGACACCGCAGTTTTCCGGAATCACGGTATGGCTCGGCAACGGCAAGAAGCTGCGTATCGAGAGCGATCGGCAGGCGATGCTGGACAACGTTCCTTATGTGAAGGAACTCAAGCTGAACGGTCAAACGTATAACGGCTCGTGGCTGCCGGTCGCCCAGATCGCCAATGGCGGCACGCTCTCCTACACGCTGTCTACCGCACCGACTACGTGGGGCGCATCCGCCGATCTCACGCCGCCTTCGGGACCCAACGCGGATTACACCCGAAGTGTTGCGGCTCTCCCCAGCTCTTCGGCGGCAGCGTCGGCCCAGTAG
- a CDS encoding TetR/AcrR family transcriptional regulator: protein MADYAHLLTVADTEYRFSILLETDEPHSCLLKIFVPDSTHHNQNDEFVISYSSRVDTFVNVKKLGINPHAAAGKIRVESMENTMEELPPVEDHRTRVGAMRREKTRNRLLESALVVFAEKGPDAPMIDDFIAAAGVARGTFYNYFRTTADLLSAVAGESSDEVLAVIDPLVRGIADPAQRVVIGSRLYMRMASRYPLWGAFITRVGTKRGSRGRLLDEYLTRDLQLGLEEGRFKVADVVVARDIALGSIRYGIETLLSEDAPADYTEQSMCALMQAFGIPAEEARALAYAPIADCPEPRGAIFERIGRGREVGALD, encoded by the coding sequence ATGGCCGATTACGCGCACCTGCTCACCGTCGCGGATACCGAGTACCGCTTTTCCATCCTGCTCGAAACTGATGAACCGCATAGCTGTCTCCTGAAGATTTTCGTGCCTGATTCAACGCACCACAATCAAAATGACGAATTTGTCATTTCGTATTCTAGTAGAGTTGACACATTCGTCAACGTGAAAAAGCTCGGGATAAACCCGCATGCGGCTGCTGGTAAAATTCGGGTTGAATCAATGGAAAACACAATGGAAGAGCTACCACCGGTCGAAGACCATCGCACGCGTGTCGGCGCCATGCGTCGGGAGAAGACGCGTAACCGCCTGCTTGAAAGCGCGCTCGTGGTGTTCGCGGAGAAGGGCCCGGACGCGCCGATGATCGACGACTTCATCGCTGCTGCCGGAGTCGCGCGGGGCACGTTCTACAACTACTTCCGCACGACCGCGGACCTGCTGTCGGCGGTGGCCGGCGAGAGCAGCGACGAGGTGCTGGCGGTCATCGATCCGCTGGTGCGCGGAATCGCAGATCCAGCTCAGCGCGTCGTGATCGGCTCGCGGTTGTATATGCGCATGGCGTCGCGCTATCCGCTGTGGGGGGCGTTCATTACGCGCGTCGGCACCAAGCGCGGATCGCGCGGGCGTCTGCTCGACGAATACCTGACGCGAGATCTGCAACTCGGATTGGAAGAGGGGCGTTTCAAGGTCGCCGACGTGGTCGTGGCCCGTGATATCGCACTGGGTTCGATCCGCTATGGCATTGAAACCCTGCTATCCGAAGATGCCCCGGCCGATTACACCGAGCAGTCGATGTGCGCTCTGATGCAGGCGTTCGGCATTCCCGCGGAAGAAGCGCGCGCGCTCGCCTATGCGCCGATTGCCGATTGTCCGGAACCGCGCGGCGCGATCTTCGAGCGGATTGGTCGTGGGCGTGAGGTGGGTGCGCTGGATTAG
- a CDS encoding fumarylacetoacetate hydrolase family protein — translation MRFISFEQDGKAVLGIRDGEQVRVIGHETLESLLARGVNLRDYAAQHASDEKVAVKDLKFLPPLQRPPKIICVGLNFADHTSESKYAQPDYPTLFFRVNTSLIAHDQPMVRPAVADSEGLDFEGEIAVVIGKGGRHISKENALSHVAGYSVFNDGSVREYQFKTPQWTVGKNFDGTGAFGPDLVTADELPPGVKGLRLETRLNGEVVQSASTDEMVFDVESLISIISEAITLEAGDVIVSGTPSGIGWARTPKLLMKAGDVCEVSVEKIGTLKNVIVDEVKA, via the coding sequence ATGCGGTTCATCAGTTTCGAGCAGGATGGAAAAGCGGTACTCGGTATCCGCGACGGTGAGCAGGTGCGCGTAATCGGCCATGAAACGCTCGAATCGCTGCTTGCACGGGGTGTGAATCTGCGCGACTACGCAGCACAGCACGCCAGTGACGAGAAAGTCGCGGTCAAGGATCTGAAGTTCCTGCCGCCGTTGCAACGGCCGCCGAAGATCATCTGCGTCGGCCTGAACTTCGCGGATCACACGTCGGAAAGCAAGTATGCGCAGCCCGACTATCCCACGCTGTTTTTCCGCGTCAACACGAGCCTGATTGCTCACGATCAGCCGATGGTGCGTCCGGCCGTGGCTGACTCCGAAGGCCTCGATTTCGAAGGCGAAATCGCGGTGGTGATCGGCAAGGGCGGCCGGCATATTTCGAAGGAAAACGCGCTTTCTCACGTGGCCGGCTACTCGGTGTTCAATGACGGTTCGGTGCGCGAGTATCAATTCAAAACGCCGCAATGGACAGTCGGCAAAAACTTCGACGGCACCGGCGCATTCGGCCCCGACCTTGTCACCGCAGACGAGTTGCCGCCGGGGGTAAAAGGCTTGCGCCTTGAAACGCGTCTGAACGGCGAAGTCGTGCAATCGGCCAGCACCGACGAAATGGTCTTCGACGTGGAGAGCCTGATCAGCATCATCAGCGAAGCGATCACCCTGGAAGCGGGCGACGTCATCGTGTCCGGCACGCCGTCGGGTATCGGCTGGGCGCGCACGCCGAAACTGCTGATGAAAGCCGGCGACGTGTGCGAAGTGAGCGTCGAAAAAATCGGCACGTTGAAGAACGTGATCGTAGACGAAGTCAAAGCGTAA
- a CDS encoding VOC family protein codes for MADPANVRTVASVHSIDHFALNVPSLDEAERFFGAFGLDVTSCGNEARELELRAADGHRWARVLPASRKSLAYLSFNCFEADFAAIAAQVRASAAQIVDGPAGNRAGLWFHDPDGNLIQVKIGPKTSPSAKTPCVVTGSAADQRGSHTRSSATQVKPRRLSHVLLFTPDVLRALDFYANAIGLRLSDKSIDIIAFTHAPHGSDHHLVAFAKSNARGWHHAAWDVENVNMVGEGASQMQAAGFGKGWGTGRHVLGSNYFHYVQDPWGSFCEYSADIDFVSAGHAWPAGDFPPEDSLYLWGPQVPDDFVHNYEASR; via the coding sequence ATGGCTGATCCAGCAAATGTGCGTACCGTCGCAAGTGTTCATTCAATCGATCACTTCGCGCTGAACGTTCCTTCCCTCGACGAGGCCGAACGCTTCTTCGGCGCATTCGGACTCGACGTGACCTCGTGCGGCAACGAAGCGCGCGAACTCGAACTGCGGGCCGCCGACGGCCATCGTTGGGCGCGAGTGCTGCCCGCGTCCAGAAAATCGCTCGCCTATCTGAGCTTCAACTGCTTCGAAGCAGACTTCGCCGCCATCGCGGCTCAGGTGCGGGCAAGCGCGGCGCAGATCGTCGACGGCCCTGCAGGCAATCGCGCCGGACTCTGGTTTCACGATCCCGATGGCAACCTGATTCAGGTAAAGATCGGCCCCAAAACCAGTCCGTCGGCAAAGACGCCCTGCGTCGTCACCGGCAGCGCCGCCGACCAACGCGGCTCGCATACGCGATCCTCTGCAACGCAGGTCAAACCACGCCGCCTTTCGCATGTTCTGCTGTTCACGCCCGATGTGCTCCGCGCGCTCGATTTCTACGCGAACGCCATCGGCTTGCGTCTGTCGGACAAGTCGATCGACATCATTGCGTTCACGCACGCGCCGCACGGCAGCGACCACCATCTGGTCGCCTTTGCGAAGAGCAACGCGCGCGGCTGGCATCACGCCGCGTGGGACGTGGAGAACGTCAACATGGTCGGCGAAGGCGCGTCGCAAATGCAGGCGGCCGGCTTCGGCAAGGGCTGGGGCACCGGCCGCCACGTGCTGGGATCGAACTACTTCCACTACGTCCAGGACCCGTGGGGTTCGTTCTGTGAATACTCGGCGGATATCGATTTCGTCTCGGCCGGGCACGCATGGCCAGCAGGTGATTTTCCGCCGGAAGACTCGCTCTATCTGTGGGGGCCGCAGGTACCGGATGACTTCGTGCACAACTACGAAGCGTCGCGCTGA